A region from the Paraburkholderia youngii genome encodes:
- a CDS encoding YbdK family carboxylate-amine ligase, which translates to MSLEPFIDSKPFTFGIELEMQIVNTHDYDLTKAGTDLLRLIKDEKIPGNITPEITESMIELSTGICTSHEQAVADLRKIRDTLVSAADHLNVGLCGGGTHPFQQWSERQIVDTPRFQYLSELYGYLAKQFTVFGQHVHIGCPNPNSALYLLHSMSRFIPHFIALSASSPFVQGVDTGFHSARLNSVFAFPLSGRAPFVLTWDSFEEYFSKMVHTGVVNSMKDFYWDIRPKPGFGTIEVRVMDTPFSVDRAAAIACYIQTLARHLLLDKPITPQEDDYLVYTFNRFEACRFGLGGTCINPQTGERKTISEDILETLEQIGSHAQALGSVNALAEVGAIARGQVNDATWLRSVFAQEKSLHEAVRQQCLQWRA; encoded by the coding sequence ATGTCACTCGAACCCTTCATCGATTCGAAACCGTTCACGTTCGGTATCGAACTCGAAATGCAGATCGTCAATACGCACGACTATGATCTGACCAAAGCCGGCACCGATCTGCTGCGCCTCATCAAGGACGAAAAAATCCCCGGCAACATCACGCCGGAAATCACCGAAAGCATGATCGAGCTGTCGACCGGCATCTGCACGTCGCACGAACAGGCGGTCGCCGATCTGCGCAAGATTCGTGACACGCTGGTATCCGCCGCCGACCATCTGAACGTCGGTTTGTGCGGCGGCGGAACGCATCCCTTCCAGCAATGGAGCGAGCGGCAGATCGTCGATACGCCACGTTTTCAGTATCTTTCCGAGCTGTACGGCTATCTCGCGAAGCAATTCACGGTGTTCGGCCAGCACGTGCACATCGGTTGCCCGAATCCGAACAGCGCACTGTATCTGCTGCATTCGATGTCGCGCTTCATCCCGCATTTCATTGCGCTGTCCGCGTCGTCGCCTTTCGTACAGGGTGTCGATACCGGATTTCATTCGGCACGACTGAATTCCGTGTTCGCGTTTCCGCTGTCGGGCCGCGCGCCGTTCGTGCTGACGTGGGACAGCTTTGAGGAGTATTTCTCGAAGATGGTCCACACGGGCGTGGTCAACAGCATGAAGGATTTCTACTGGGATATCCGTCCGAAGCCGGGGTTCGGCACGATCGAGGTTCGGGTGATGGATACGCCGTTTTCGGTGGATCGCGCCGCGGCGATCGCCTGCTACATCCAGACGCTCGCGCGTCATTTGCTGCTCGACAAGCCGATCACGCCGCAGGAAGACGACTATCTGGTCTACACGTTCAACCGTTTCGAAGCCTGCCGTTTCGGACTCGGCGGCACCTGCATCAATCCGCAAACCGGTGAACGAAAGACGATTTCCGAAGATATCCTCGAAACGCTCGAACAGATCGGATCGCATGCGCAAGCGCTCGGCTCGGTCAATGCGCTGGCCGAAGTCGGCGCGATCGCGCGTGGCCAGGTCAACGACGCGACGTGGTTGCGCAGCGTGTTCGCGCAGGAGAAGTCCTTGCATGAAGCGGTTCGGCAGCAGTGTTTGCAGTGGCGAGCCTAG
- the gspD gene encoding type II secretion system secretin GspD → MALRRAATALLVAGLITAQTAQAQVTLNFVNADIDQVAKAIGAATGKTIIVDPRVKGQLNLVSENSVPQDQALKTLQSALRMQGFALVQDHGVLKVVPEADAKLQGVPTYVGNAPTARGDQVVTQVFTLRNESANNLLPVLRPLISPNNTVAAYPSNNTIVVTDYADNVRRIAQIIAGVDSAAGQAVAVVPLKNANAIDIAQQMNKMLDPGSIGSTDATLKVSISSDPRTNSLLMRASNTARLAAAKELAKQLDMPTAMPGNIHVVPLRNADATKLARTLRSMLGKGGGEGSSGGANEANSFNQSTSGGGGGGGGGGGGLSNSSYSTGSSGTPPLPSGGLGGGSMNSPMGGGASGSSSSSGGFLSSDKEKSEDQGGGMITADPATNSLIVTAPEATYRNLRAVIDQLDARRAQVYIEALIVELNSNTSGNLGIQWQVANGNLFAGTNLATGSGNSIINLTAAAAAAGSTGGLATALGSQGLQQGLNVGWIHNIFGVQGLGALLQALSQTADANVLSTPNLITLDNEEAKIIVGTNVPIQTGSYSNLTSGTTSAAFNTFDRVDVGLTLHVKPQITDGGILKLLLYTEDSAIVNGTNNAATNPAGPEFTKRSIQSTVLCDNGEIIVLGGLMQDNYQVSNSKVPLLGDIPWLGQLFRSEQKTRNKTNLMVFLRPVILADRDTTQAVTANRYDYIQGVQGAYRQDNNIMRDRDDPVVPPMPLGPSQGGVPAMNLFDLNQMRRQQMMPQQAPQQVPQQVPPQAVPQAGAPAVPQAGAQTTTQPVPQTVPQTMPQPAVVEPASGPVPSTVSPGARP, encoded by the coding sequence ATGGCTTTGCGTCGGGCGGCAACGGCGCTGCTGGTGGCTGGACTGATCACCGCGCAAACTGCACAGGCGCAGGTGACACTCAACTTCGTCAACGCCGACATCGACCAGGTCGCCAAGGCGATCGGCGCGGCAACCGGCAAGACGATCATCGTCGATCCGCGGGTGAAGGGGCAACTGAACCTCGTGTCCGAAAATTCTGTGCCTCAGGATCAGGCGCTCAAAACCCTGCAGTCCGCGCTGCGCATGCAGGGGTTCGCGCTCGTGCAGGATCATGGCGTGCTGAAAGTGGTGCCCGAGGCCGACGCCAAGCTACAGGGCGTGCCGACCTACGTCGGCAACGCGCCGACGGCGCGCGGCGACCAGGTCGTCACGCAGGTTTTCACGCTGAGGAATGAATCGGCCAACAATCTGCTGCCGGTTCTGCGTCCGCTGATCTCGCCGAACAACACGGTCGCGGCCTACCCCTCCAACAATACGATCGTCGTCACCGACTACGCCGACAACGTGCGGCGCATCGCCCAGATCATCGCGGGTGTCGATAGCGCGGCCGGCCAGGCGGTTGCAGTCGTGCCGTTGAAGAACGCGAATGCGATCGACATCGCGCAGCAGATGAACAAGATGCTCGATCCGGGCTCGATCGGCAGCACGGACGCGACGCTCAAGGTGTCGATCTCGTCCGATCCGCGCACCAACTCGCTGCTGATGCGCGCGTCGAACACCGCACGCCTCGCGGCGGCCAAGGAGCTCGCCAAGCAGCTCGACATGCCGACCGCGATGCCGGGCAACATCCACGTCGTGCCGCTACGCAATGCCGACGCGACGAAGCTCGCGCGCACGCTGCGCAGCATGCTCGGCAAGGGCGGCGGCGAGGGCTCGTCGGGCGGCGCGAATGAGGCGAACTCGTTCAACCAGAGCACGAGCGGCGGCGGCGGTGGTGGTGGCGGCGGCGGTGGCGGTCTGTCGAACAGCAGCTATTCGACGGGCTCGTCGGGCACGCCGCCGTTGCCGTCGGGCGGCCTCGGCGGCGGCTCGATGAACTCGCCGATGGGCGGCGGCGCTTCGGGCTCGAGCAGCAGCAGCGGTGGTTTTCTGAGCAGCGACAAGGAGAAGAGCGAGGACCAGGGCGGCGGCATGATCACGGCCGATCCCGCGACGAACTCGCTGATCGTCACGGCGCCCGAAGCGACGTACCGCAACTTGCGCGCGGTGATCGACCAGCTCGATGCGCGTCGCGCGCAGGTGTATATCGAGGCACTGATCGTCGAGCTGAACTCGAATACGAGCGGCAACCTCGGCATTCAGTGGCAGGTCGCGAACGGTAACCTGTTTGCCGGTACCAACCTGGCGACCGGCTCGGGCAACAGCATCATCAACTTGACGGCTGCTGCGGCGGCTGCTGGCTCGACCGGCGGTCTCGCGACGGCGCTGGGCAGCCAGGGCCTGCAACAGGGCTTGAACGTCGGCTGGATCCACAACATCTTCGGCGTGCAGGGTCTCGGCGCGCTGCTGCAGGCGCTGTCGCAGACCGCCGACGCGAACGTGCTGTCCACGCCGAACCTCATCACGCTCGACAACGAAGAAGCGAAGATCATCGTCGGTACCAACGTGCCAATCCAGACCGGTTCGTACTCGAACCTGACGAGCGGCACGACGAGCGCGGCGTTCAATACGTTCGACCGGGTCGACGTCGGTCTGACGCTGCACGTGAAGCCGCAGATCACCGACGGCGGCATCCTGAAGCTGCTGCTCTACACGGAAGATTCGGCAATCGTGAACGGCACGAACAACGCGGCGACGAACCCGGCGGGCCCGGAATTCACGAAGCGTTCGATCCAGTCGACCGTGCTGTGCGATAACGGCGAGATCATCGTGCTCGGCGGCCTGATGCAGGACAACTACCAGGTCAGCAACAGCAAAGTGCCGCTGCTTGGCGACATTCCGTGGCTGGGCCAGCTGTTCCGCTCCGAGCAGAAGACGCGCAACAAGACTAACCTGATGGTGTTCCTGCGTCCGGTCATTCTCGCCGACCGCGACACCACGCAGGCCGTCACGGCGAACCGCTACGACTACATCCAGGGTGTGCAGGGCGCGTACCGTCAGGACAACAACATCATGAGGGATCGCGACGATCCGGTCGTGCCGCCGATGCCGCTCGGCCCGAGCCAGGGCGGGGTGCCGGCGATGAACCTGTTCGACCTGAACCAGATGCGCCGCCAGCAAATGATGCCGCAGCAGGCACCGCAACAGGTTCCACAACAGGTACCGCCGCAGGCCGTACCCCAAGCTGGCGCGCCGGCCGTGCCGCAAGCTGGCGCGCAGACTACAACCCAACCCGTGCCGCAGACGGTGCCGCAAACCATGCCGCAACCGGCCGTCGTCGAGCCGGCGAGCGGCCCGGTGCCGAGCACGGTGTCGCCGGGAGCGCGTCCGTGA
- the mnmC gene encoding bifunctional tRNA (5-methylaminomethyl-2-thiouridine)(34)-methyltransferase MnmD/FAD-dependent 5-carboxymethylaminomethyl-2-thiouridine(34) oxidoreductase MnmC: MTDPLIPAVLAFRDNGSPFSPHYDDIYHSAVGALEQARYVFLRGNELPERWQSRRTFTVLETGFGIGINFLVTWAAWRADPARCERLHFVSTEKHPFSAADLRRVHESTISDPLITELADTLVNAWPMLVPGTHRLEFEGGRVVLTLIFADALDSLPALRLRADAFYLDGFAPAKNPELWSPAIFKALARVAGDDATFSTYSSAGDVKRALTQCGFEYRKVDGFGWKRAMLVGRFAPRWRVRRYEPPAPFGHDERHAVVIGAGLAGCAVIERLAARGWRVTSLERHGSVAQDASGNPAGVFHPMISRDDSVASRVTRAGFLYSLNRWTVLENAGHRLARGDRGLLQIAADDDESRAIGAAIATFRYPSEYVTPVSAADAAQLAGMPLARGGWFFPRGGWIDPASLCAAQLASAGGLLERRFGVEVARLERCGDQWTVFDIAGKMVARAPVVIVAGAHEAARIAGLRHAPTRSIRGQLSLLPAGTVAPLALPVIGEGYAVPLANGVTLTGATYELDDPDTSLRADGHRENLERVAQMLPSFASALDEASLNSLSGRVAFRCVTSDRMPMIGQLADEAAAARDAARLRGAWPLDLPRVDGLYGAFAYGSRGLVWAALGAELIASQIEGEPWPLERDLAEDIDPGRFLLRSLRQGTIG; encoded by the coding sequence ATGACCGATCCGCTGATCCCCGCCGTCCTCGCTTTCCGCGACAACGGCAGCCCCTTTTCACCGCACTACGACGACATCTATCACAGCGCCGTCGGCGCGCTCGAGCAGGCTCGCTACGTCTTTCTGCGCGGCAACGAATTGCCCGAAAGATGGCAGAGCCGTCGAACCTTCACCGTGCTCGAAACCGGCTTTGGCATCGGCATCAACTTTCTCGTCACGTGGGCCGCGTGGCGCGCCGATCCCGCACGCTGCGAGCGGCTGCATTTCGTGTCGACCGAAAAGCATCCGTTTAGCGCGGCCGATCTGCGCCGCGTCCACGAATCGACGATCTCCGATCCGCTCATCACCGAACTCGCGGACACGCTCGTGAACGCATGGCCGATGCTCGTGCCCGGTACGCACCGGCTCGAATTCGAAGGCGGCCGCGTCGTGCTGACGTTGATCTTCGCCGATGCGCTCGACAGCCTGCCCGCATTGCGGCTGCGTGCCGATGCGTTTTATCTCGATGGCTTCGCGCCCGCGAAAAATCCCGAGCTGTGGAGTCCGGCGATCTTCAAGGCGCTCGCGCGTGTCGCCGGCGATGACGCAACCTTCTCCACCTATAGCAGCGCGGGCGACGTCAAACGCGCGTTGACGCAATGCGGCTTCGAGTATCGCAAGGTCGACGGCTTCGGCTGGAAACGCGCGATGCTGGTCGGCCGCTTCGCGCCGCGCTGGCGTGTGCGCCGTTATGAACCGCCCGCGCCGTTCGGCCATGATGAACGACATGCGGTCGTGATCGGAGCGGGGCTGGCCGGCTGCGCAGTGATCGAGCGGCTTGCGGCACGCGGCTGGCGCGTGACTTCGCTCGAGCGGCATGGGTCGGTTGCCCAGGATGCGTCGGGCAATCCGGCCGGCGTATTCCACCCAATGATTTCGCGCGACGACAGTGTCGCGTCGCGCGTCACGCGGGCGGGCTTTCTGTACTCGCTCAATCGTTGGACCGTACTCGAAAACGCAGGGCATCGACTGGCCCGCGGAGATCGCGGCCTGCTGCAGATCGCCGCGGACGACGACGAATCGCGCGCGATCGGCGCGGCCATCGCCACGTTTCGCTATCCGTCCGAATACGTGACGCCGGTCTCCGCGGCCGATGCAGCGCAACTCGCCGGCATGCCGCTCGCGCGTGGCGGCTGGTTCTTTCCGCGCGGCGGCTGGATCGATCCCGCCTCTCTTTGCGCGGCGCAATTGGCATCGGCAGGCGGCTTGCTTGAACGACGCTTCGGCGTCGAAGTCGCGCGGCTCGAACGTTGCGGCGACCAGTGGACCGTCTTCGATATCGCGGGAAAGATGGTCGCGCGAGCGCCGGTCGTGATCGTCGCCGGTGCGCATGAAGCTGCGCGCATCGCTGGCTTGCGTCATGCGCCGACTCGCAGCATTCGCGGTCAGTTGAGCTTGCTGCCGGCGGGGACCGTCGCGCCGCTCGCGCTGCCGGTGATCGGCGAGGGCTATGCCGTGCCGCTCGCGAACGGCGTCACGCTGACAGGCGCGACCTATGAGCTCGACGACCCCGACACGTCGCTGCGCGCGGACGGTCACCGCGAGAATCTCGAGCGCGTCGCGCAGATGCTGCCGTCGTTCGCAAGCGCACTCGATGAGGCGTCGCTGAACTCGCTCAGCGGACGCGTTGCGTTTCGCTGCGTGACCTCGGACCGCATGCCGATGATCGGCCAGCTCGCTGACGAAGCCGCCGCCGCACGCGATGCTGCTCGCCTGCGCGGCGCCTGGCCGCTCGATCTGCCGCGCGTCGACGGTCTATACGGCGCATTCGCTTATGGTTCTCGCGGGCTGGTGTGGGCCGCGCTCGGCGCTGAACTGATCGCATCACAGATCGAAGGCGAGCCGTGGCCGCTGGAACGCGATCTCGCCGAGGACATCGACCCCGGGCGTTTTCTGCTGCGTTCGTTGCGACAAGGGACGATCGGTTAA
- a CDS encoding GTP-binding protein, producing MNQPLMPITVLSGFLGAGKTTLLNHILANRAGLRVAAIVDDLADVDIEPTLVRDAAELPGVGEQIVELRNGCICCTPRDDLQSDIRRLAGEKRFDVLVIESIGIAEPMSIAETITYDGDEAPSPGEAARLDTMVTVVDAFNFLRDYASADALSERGVTVDEGDDRMIGELLIEQIEFCDVLVVNKIDLVSADELARLQRILARLNPRAVQLVSRFADVPLDQVLNTGRFDFDEASNAQGWLAALEHKHENEHGGKDGRMHHSEADEYGVGYFVYRARRPFHPQRLWELLHQEWKGVLRSKGFFWLATRNDIGGSLSQAGGACRHGPAGMWWAAQDRSEWPEGDDELAAEIAADWYGEPDDMSIGDRRQEFALIGVDIDPALWRAKFDACLLTDDEYALGPQAWQQFPDPFPAWEFDDHDHDHDDDQHHHHHHGHGDDCEHCGHDHGKNAHRHD from the coding sequence ATGAACCAGCCGCTAATGCCCATCACCGTGCTCTCCGGTTTTCTGGGCGCTGGCAAGACCACGCTCCTGAACCACATCCTCGCGAATCGCGCCGGTTTGCGCGTCGCCGCGATCGTCGACGATCTGGCCGACGTCGATATCGAGCCGACGCTCGTGCGTGATGCGGCCGAGCTGCCGGGCGTCGGCGAGCAGATCGTCGAACTCAGGAACGGCTGCATTTGCTGCACACCGCGCGACGATCTGCAAAGCGACATCCGTCGCCTCGCCGGCGAAAAGCGCTTCGACGTGCTGGTGATCGAATCGATTGGCATCGCCGAGCCCATGTCGATTGCCGAAACCATCACATACGATGGCGACGAAGCCCCGTCGCCCGGCGAAGCCGCCCGGCTCGATACGATGGTCACGGTCGTCGATGCGTTCAACTTCCTGCGCGATTACGCGTCTGCCGATGCGCTCTCCGAACGCGGCGTCACGGTCGACGAAGGCGACGACCGCATGATCGGGGAGTTGCTGATCGAGCAGATCGAGTTTTGTGACGTGCTCGTCGTGAACAAGATTGATCTCGTCAGCGCGGACGAGCTCGCGCGTTTGCAGCGCATCCTCGCGCGCCTGAACCCGCGCGCGGTGCAGCTCGTGAGCCGCTTTGCCGACGTGCCGCTCGATCAGGTGCTGAACACCGGACGCTTCGATTTCGACGAAGCGTCGAATGCGCAGGGCTGGCTCGCGGCGCTCGAGCACAAGCACGAGAATGAGCACGGCGGTAAAGATGGCCGCATGCATCACAGCGAAGCCGACGAATACGGCGTCGGCTATTTCGTCTATCGCGCACGCCGGCCGTTTCATCCGCAGCGGCTATGGGAGCTGCTGCACCAGGAGTGGAAGGGCGTACTGCGCAGCAAGGGATTCTTCTGGCTCGCGACGCGCAACGATATCGGCGGTTCGCTCTCGCAGGCCGGTGGTGCTTGCCGGCACGGCCCCGCGGGCATGTGGTGGGCCGCGCAGGATCGCAGCGAATGGCCGGAAGGCGACGACGAGCTGGCCGCCGAAATCGCCGCCGACTGGTACGGCGAGCCGGACGATATGAGCATCGGCGATCGTCGTCAGGAGTTCGCGCTGATCGGCGTCGATATCGATCCCGCCCTGTGGCGCGCGAAGTTCGATGCCTGTCTGCTCACCGACGACGAATACGCGCTCGGGCCGCAAGCCTGGCAGCAGTTCCCCGATCCGTTCCCGGCATGGGAGTTCGACGACCACGATCACGATCACGATGACGACCAGCATCACCATCATCATCACGGGCACGGCGACGACTGCGAGCATTGTGGACATGACCACGGCAAGAACGCGCATCGTCATGACTGA
- the gspE gene encoding type II secretion system ATPase GspE: MPAQTAPSQRPLNGDAAAGERAAPSPLAARLVPYGFARSGQILVAHQHADSLEVWISERTSEAALAEIARNYGVVSVVRVPADDLAQAINQAYARQDGSAAQVVGEVEGEVDLSRLMQDIPEVEDLLESEDDAPIIRMINALLTQAAREQASDIHIEPFENASVVRFRVDGTLRDVVRPKKALHGALISRIKIMAQLDIAEKRLPQDGRITLRVGGRPVDVRVSTLPTGHGERAVLRLLEKDAARLNLEALGMASDTLGQFDKLIGKPHGIVLVTGPTGSGKTTTLYASMSRLETATTNIMTVEDPIEYDLSGIGQTQVNERIGMSFARALRSILRQDPDVIMIGEIRDLETAQIAVQASLTGHLVLATLHTNDAASAVTRLTDMGVEPYLLASSLLGVLAQRLVRRLCPVCREERTEEDGSKRWHPVGCDRCGQSGYAGRRGVYELLLIDESIRSLIHRNAADAEILEAGRAQGMRTLREDSERWLASGLTSLEEVIRVTGGA, translated from the coding sequence ATGCCCGCGCAAACCGCGCCCTCGCAACGTCCGCTGAACGGCGATGCCGCGGCCGGCGAGCGCGCGGCGCCCTCGCCGCTTGCCGCCCGGCTCGTGCCATACGGTTTTGCGCGCAGCGGCCAGATCCTGGTCGCGCATCAGCATGCCGATAGCCTCGAAGTCTGGATCAGCGAACGCACGAGCGAAGCCGCGCTTGCCGAAATCGCGCGCAACTACGGCGTAGTGTCGGTCGTGCGCGTGCCCGCCGACGATCTCGCGCAGGCGATCAACCAGGCCTATGCGCGCCAGGACGGCAGCGCCGCGCAGGTGGTCGGCGAAGTGGAAGGCGAAGTCGATCTGTCGCGGCTGATGCAGGACATCCCCGAGGTCGAGGATCTGCTCGAATCGGAAGACGACGCGCCGATCATCCGCATGATCAACGCGCTGCTCACGCAAGCCGCACGCGAGCAGGCATCGGATATTCATATCGAACCGTTCGAGAATGCGTCGGTAGTGCGTTTTCGCGTCGACGGCACGCTGCGCGACGTGGTGCGGCCCAAGAAAGCGCTGCACGGCGCGCTGATCTCGCGGATCAAGATCATGGCGCAGCTCGACATCGCGGAAAAACGTTTGCCGCAGGACGGCCGCATCACGCTGCGCGTTGGCGGTCGTCCAGTCGACGTGCGGGTATCGACGCTGCCGACGGGCCACGGCGAGCGCGCGGTGCTGCGTCTGCTCGAGAAAGACGCGGCGCGGCTCAATCTCGAAGCGCTCGGCATGGCATCCGACACGCTCGGCCAGTTCGACAAGCTGATCGGCAAGCCGCACGGTATCGTGCTCGTGACGGGCCCGACCGGCTCAGGCAAGACGACGACGCTGTATGCGTCGATGTCGCGACTGGAGACGGCAACCACCAACATCATGACGGTGGAAGACCCGATCGAATACGACCTGTCCGGCATCGGCCAGACCCAGGTCAACGAGCGGATCGGCATGAGCTTCGCGCGCGCATTGCGCTCGATTCTGCGTCAGGACCCGGACGTCATCATGATCGGTGAAATCCGCGACCTCGAAACCGCGCAGATCGCGGTGCAGGCATCGCTGACCGGTCACCTTGTGCTCGCCACGCTGCACACGAACGACGCGGCATCGGCCGTCACGCGTCTGACCGACATGGGCGTCGAGCCGTATCTGCTCGCCTCGTCGCTGCTCGGCGTGCTCGCGCAGCGGCTGGTGCGGCGGCTGTGCCCGGTGTGCCGCGAAGAGCGCACCGAAGAAGATGGCAGCAAACGCTGGCATCCGGTCGGCTGCGACCGTTGTGGCCAGTCCGGTTACGCGGGACGCCGCGGCGTCTACGAGCTGTTGCTGATCGACGAATCGATCCGCTCGCTGATCCACCGCAACGCGGCCGATGCCGAAATTCTCGAAGCGGGCCGCGCCCAAGGCATGCGCACGCTGCGCGAGGATTCGGAGCGCTGGCTCGCATCGGGACTGACGTCGCTCGAAGAAGTGATTCGCGTGACGGGCGGAGCATAA
- a CDS encoding cation:proton antiporter, whose product MNSAFSFLPAWPLSPDAIFWAGLALLVAGLCGELCFRAWRLPRISGYAVIGLIAGGAGFGVIDADSASAARPLLDVALGLLLFELGSRLDLRWIRRNPWLILSSVAEATLTFVLVLPVLLFLHVPLMVATVLAAIAMATSPAMVIQLKTELRAEGQVTQRLLTLTALNSMYAVVIEKLVSSWLHQEVYGNVFATILQPLYLLVGSLVLAYLLARTCTFFYRRLNMHDEHSFVALFGLVLLAIAIAHLFKLSTILALLAAGIIVKNHEARPQLWPQHFGTAGWLLTVILFVLTLTSFEWRHIALGGVAALGLIVARLVAKLVGVLAFAKPSGLNLKQGIALGLSLSPMSALAYLLVDDTYNLYPSFDPQLRAIVMCSIFVLQILGPWLVYRSLALVAERRVG is encoded by the coding sequence ATGAATTCGGCGTTTTCGTTTCTGCCTGCGTGGCCGCTTTCACCCGACGCCATTTTCTGGGCAGGTCTCGCATTGCTTGTCGCTGGTCTGTGCGGCGAGCTTTGCTTTCGCGCGTGGCGTTTACCGCGCATTTCCGGCTATGCGGTGATCGGCCTCATAGCCGGCGGGGCCGGCTTTGGCGTAATCGATGCGGATTCCGCGAGCGCCGCGCGGCCGCTGCTCGACGTCGCGCTCGGCCTGTTGCTGTTCGAACTGGGCAGCCGGCTCGATCTGCGCTGGATCCGCCGTAATCCGTGGCTGATTCTGTCGAGCGTGGCCGAAGCCACGCTGACTTTCGTGCTGGTGCTGCCGGTGCTCCTATTCCTGCACGTGCCGCTGATGGTCGCGACCGTACTGGCCGCGATCGCGATGGCGACATCTCCCGCGATGGTGATCCAGCTCAAAACCGAACTGCGCGCCGAAGGCCAGGTCACGCAGCGTCTTCTGACCTTGACCGCGCTGAACAGCATGTACGCGGTCGTGATCGAAAAGCTCGTGTCGAGCTGGCTGCATCAGGAGGTTTACGGCAACGTGTTCGCGACGATCCTGCAGCCGTTGTACCTGCTGGTCGGCTCGCTCGTGCTCGCATATCTGCTCGCGCGCACCTGCACGTTCTTCTATCGGCGCCTGAACATGCACGACGAGCATTCGTTCGTCGCGCTGTTCGGTCTCGTGCTGCTTGCGATCGCAATCGCGCATCTGTTCAAGCTATCGACGATTCTCGCGCTGCTCGCCGCGGGCATCATCGTGAAGAATCACGAAGCGCGTCCGCAGTTGTGGCCGCAGCATTTCGGCACCGCGGGCTGGCTGCTGACGGTGATCCTGTTCGTTCTGACGCTGACGTCGTTCGAATGGAGGCACATCGCGTTGGGCGGAGTCGCGGCGCTGGGCCTGATCGTTGCTCGCCTCGTCGCGAAGCTGGTCGGCGTGCTGGCTTTCGCGAAGCCGAGCGGCCTGAACCTGAAGCAGGGCATCGCACTCGGCCTGTCGTTGTCACCGATGTCGGCGCTCGCGTACCTGCTCGTCGACGACACGTACAACCTGTATCCGAGCTTCGATCCGCAATTGCGCGCGATCGTCATGTGTTCGATTTTCGTGCTGCAGATTCTCGGGCCGTGGCTCGTCTATCGCAGCCTCGCGCTCGTCGCCGAGCGGCGCGTGGGGTGA
- a CDS encoding lytic transglycosylase domain-containing protein, which translates to MIRPLVTFAATLALLAAAGSARADCFDEAAKYQKVNPLILRAIAWQESHNRPDAQHKNANGSTDYGVMQINSVHLPVLSQYGISQGTLMEPCKNVYIAAWHLRRQMNKYGNTWQAVGAYHSETPTLRDKYAQQIAAILRSWKLMPAQ; encoded by the coding sequence ATGATACGTCCGCTCGTCACCTTTGCCGCCACCCTCGCGCTGCTCGCCGCAGCCGGTTCCGCGCGCGCCGACTGCTTCGATGAAGCGGCGAAGTATCAGAAGGTCAATCCGCTGATCTTACGGGCTATCGCGTGGCAGGAGTCGCACAACCGGCCGGATGCGCAGCACAAGAACGCGAACGGCTCGACCGACTACGGTGTGATGCAAATCAATTCGGTGCATCTGCCGGTGCTCTCCCAGTACGGGATCTCGCAGGGCACGCTGATGGAGCCGTGCAAGAACGTTTACATCGCGGCGTGGCATCTGCGCCGCCAGATGAACAAGTACGGCAATACCTGGCAGGCGGTCGGAGCATACCACTCGGAGACGCCGACGTTGCGGGACAAATACGCGCAACAGATCGCTGCGATTCTGCGCAGCTGGAAGTTGATGCCCGCGCAGTAA
- a CDS encoding HU family DNA-binding protein — MNKQELIDAVAGQTGASKAQTGETLDTLLEVIKKSVSKGEAVQLIGFGSFGSGKRAARTGRNPKTGETIKIPAAKTVKFTAGKAFKDAVNKR, encoded by the coding sequence ATGAACAAACAGGAACTGATCGACGCTGTCGCAGGACAGACGGGCGCCAGCAAGGCTCAAACCGGTGAAACGCTGGACACGTTGCTTGAAGTGATCAAGAAGTCTGTGTCGAAGGGTGAGGCGGTCCAGTTGATCGGCTTCGGTAGCTTTGGTTCGGGCAAGCGCGCAGCGCGTACGGGGCGTAATCCGAAGACCGGCGAAACCATCAAGATCCCGGCTGCCAAGACTGTCAAGTTCACGGCAGGCAAGGCGTTCAAGGACGCAGTCAACAAGCGCTAA